The Natator depressus isolate rNatDep1 chromosome 23, rNatDep2.hap1, whole genome shotgun sequence sequence TCATTTGTCCCTCAGCCCCGTCTGTTTCCCTCTCTCGTCCTCAGGGGTCATCTTAGCGAACGGCGAGCGGTGGAGACAGCTCCGCCAGTTCTCGGTCACCACCCTGAGGAATCTGGGGATGGGGAAAAGGACCCTGGAAGAGAGGATCGCGGAGGAAGCTCGGTGTCTGGTGGAGGAGATCAGGAAAACCAAAGGTTTGTGTCTGTCGCGTTGGGGCTGCGGCGCCTCGGTGGAGGGTCTAGGTTCCCCACAcgcggaggaggggcagggggtctctgttGCTCTCGCTGGAGGCTCCCTGtgttgagctcttctgaaaacctggcccGTAGAGCCAGGCCTGCTGGGCCCTGTTCCTCTCCCGGCCTCTCCCTCACTTCGTGCCTTGGGCAGTGGGCATCAGCTGCCCAGCCATCGGCTTCCTCAGCTCCAGAGCAGAGAGGGTCACACTGGGGAGCGGAAAGGGGGGCAAGTCCATGCATCAAGAGATTTCAGTTTCTACCTCCCAAGAGCTGGAAAAGGATGAAAAATCCCCCTGGTCCCAGCTTGGCGAGGAGGAGGGGGCGCTGCCCATCCCCACGCTTCATTGCCCCTCTCAGTGAACCATTAACCCCAGGCGGCTTTGATGGGCGAGGGATATTCCCCCTCTTGCCGCTCCTGGCATCTCCCGGCAGCTGAGCACAGTCTGTTCTGCCACCCCAGGTTCTCCCTTCGACCCCAGCCTCCCCGTCAGCCACGCCGTGGCCAATGTGATCTCCTCCATCGCCTTCGGGGACCGCTTCGACTACCAGAACCAGACGTTCCTGAGCTTACTCGACGTCATCCAGAGCCTCTTCCTGGAGCTGACCAGCCCCTGGACGCAGGTGGGTGATGCTTGCTGGGGCCACGGGGGGTCTGTGCAGCTCAGGTCAGGTCCTGGAGTGGCAGCGAGCGAACGGATCCTTggaaggagagcagggagggagctaGGAATCCAGGCTGGATTTtacaaggtatttaggtgcccaaagatgCACCTAAGTATGCTAGGCACCCAACCCCCAAGTGTGACTTGGGAGCCTGTCTGCATCTTTGTAGATCTGGCCCTTCATCCCTGACCGCTCCCCACCCTCCTGCAGTTGGATGGAGAGCCATCACCTGGGGCTCGGTCCTGCAAAGATCCCAAGGCCTTATCCCTCCTACTGGCCCCAGTGTGCCACCAGACACCTGTTACAGAGGGCAGCTAACTTCACAGCTGCTGGTGTCTCCCACTGAGCTCATCCCTCGTCTCTTGTGCCTTCCCTGGCCCCAGTCTGATGCCCACCGAAGTCAGTGGGACCCTGGGTGTGGATGGCAAAGCAGCAGGCGTGGTCCAGCACACCTGATTGCTACAGCACTTCATACCTATGCCTTTGGGGTGTGGAGCAGCCAGTCTGTTGGATCTGGGGCACACACATGTGAGTAGCTCTATCCAGGCATGGCACAGAAATTGGGCCCGGCCTGGAAAACCTGGCTCAGCAGCTCACAAAATGAAACTGTGGGATCCCAGCCGAGGAGGCGGGACACCTTGGGAGGGGCAGAAGTGGGGTTCCTCCCAGCCCAGAACCAAAGACACAGGCAGGGATTCCAGGGCTGGCCCCCGCTGGAGATTTTATCATCAGCCTCCGGGGCTCTGGTGTCTTTtctaaaagccccagctcctggagtcatgggttCTGGGTCAGACTCTTAGCCCGCCTCTTTTTTCTAACACAAGTTTGCCCTCGTGTGTGCAGAGAGGAGCCTGAAAGCACGACGCCGAGCAGCTGGCCCGCGGACGTCTCTCCAAAGCCATCATTAGTCTTCTTttaaaatctcaggatttttaagCCACTCTTGCGATTTTGGGGGCcggactcatgattttggaacgCCTGGGGATGGCCTCGCTGCTTGCGGCTGCTCCTGGGCTGCTCTGAGCCAGCCGGGGGAGCAGTGAGACGGAGGTCGTCGGGCAGCCTGAGCAGCCAGTTCCCGCTGGACGTCCAGTCGGGGCGGGCTCACGAGTGgccgccccctccctctccacgcTGCTAAAGGAGCTTTCCATGTCTCTCCCGCCTTCCCCCCGCAGCTCTACGAGATGTTTCCAGGCATCATGCGCTTCTTACCCGGCCCCCACAACCGGATTCTTAAGCACGTTGATGTGCTGCACAACTTCGTCACCGAGCGGGTGCAGAGGAACCAGAAGACCTTGGATCCTGGCTGCCCTCGGGATTACATTGACGCCTTCCTCATCAAGATGGAAGAGGTACAGAGCTGTGGGGGCCAGGGCGGTATTTTAGGGGGGTTCTCCAGTGGACTCTGGGATGTTCCTTCACACAGGCTGGGAACCACAGAGCCAGAGAGCATCACCACATCTGTCCGTGACCAACGGCCTGTAGAAAGAATCCCCTTTATCTTCATCCCTGCCACGCCCTGGCTTTCCTTTCCCTGGATGAACACCGCAAGTGACAGGTGGTCCATAATTCCCTTGTGTCGCTTTCCTGGGGCAAGAGTTCGAtgcactgggcctgattctccactgccctgcacccagcgCAGTTATTTACCCCAGTGCAAAGTGGGCGTGAGTAGCGTCTTAGGCCCACTCGACTTGTTCCGGGGCAAACGACCCCACCAGGTCAGGCCCGTGGTTATCAAACCACCTTTCCCATGCAAATAATCCACGTGCTCAAGCAACGGCATTGAAACCCCTTCACGCTCACAAGACAGCCCCTGAGAGAGTTGTGCACACCCAGGCAATGCCATGTGCCTCCAAGCAGCCCCCATCCTCTGACCTATGGTATTTTGTGAGAGAAATAGGAGTGTTTTGATCTGAGGCTTTAATTCTGCCTGTTGATTCAAAATACTGCGTTAGAAATACTGAACGATCAAATTAACGTCCTCATTAGTTTTTCAGGTTAACTCACAAGTGTATTGGTCTGGCTGTGAAACCAGAGACCTCAGCCATGAATTCTGGAGCTGCAAATATTTCTCTCCTCTGTTTGTCACCCTGCTGTTTGGGCATCATTAGCTATgagtttttggggggttttttattTCCTCTTTCAAGGAAAAGCAAAATCCGCTGGGTGAATTCCACACTAAGAACCTGGTGCTGAGCGTAGTCCACTTGTTTTTCGGTGGGACAGAGATGGTGAGCTCCACCTTGAGATACGGGTTCCTGCTCCTGATGAAATACCCAGAGGTACAAGGTAATTAGTAGGGCTGGTTTAAAGGTTTCCGACAGAATGGGTTTCTTCCCCTCTATTTCAGCAACATTGCATTTAGAAAAGATCAGAAGGAAGTGTTCAGAAAACA is a genomic window containing:
- the LOC141976534 gene encoding cytochrome P450 2G1-like isoform X1, which gives rise to MPSLDRIFHGYGVILANGERWRQLRQFSVTTLRNLGMGKRTLEERIAEEARCLVEEIRKTKGSPFDPSLPVSHAVANVISSIAFGDRFDYQNQTFLSLLDVIQSLFLELTSPWTQLYEMFPGIMRFLPGPHNRILKHVDVLHNFVTERVQRNQKTLDPGCPRDYIDAFLIKMEEEKQNPLGEFHTKNLVLSVVHLFFGGTEMVSSTLRYGFLLLMKYPEVQERVHQEIDGVVGRNRSPAAEDRSRMPYTHAVLHEIQRFSNIIPLGIPHAVIRDTQFQGYMLPKGTDVFCVLGSALRDPRHFSDPERFNPGNFLDENGGFKKNHAFVAFSSGKRVCLGEGLARMELFLVFTSVLQHFTLQSPVDPQEIDLAPKASGFWNIPPEYRVCALPR